One Nostoc sp. ATCC 53789 genomic window, CGCAACAGTAACCGAAAGATTTGGTGGTAGTGACGTAGACTTCCTCCAACAGGGAAACTTCTAAGGGGGGAATCTCTTTACCCCAAGGTGGTGAAAGATACCAACAAGTTTCTAGATTCGGGACTTGGTTAATCATGGTTATGCCTCCTGACTGGACTTTAGACCACACAAGTAATCAATTCGTTTCCAAGCAATCGCAGCTTGCCGTGGAGAACAACTCAAACCATAAGCACGACGGGCATCATAATTACCCTTGATTCCCTTGGCTACTCCAACGGGAACCCCAGAAGCCACCTCACGAATACCGGGTTCAAAGCTTCGGTCTTCATGAGAGAACCGTACTTGCGTAATCTGATTTCCAATTTGGTCTGCCCAGGGGGTCAAACCAATTCGCAATTCGCAATTCGCAATTCGCAATTAATTTCATTGCTTGATTTTCTCTTTAACTTTTCGAGTAGATGCAACTAAGATTTTTCCAATTTCTCTAGTTTCTTGAAGTAAGGATTCAAACTTGTTTTTATCAACCAATTCTGCCTCGATTAATATTTCTAACCAATATTCAGTCTCTCTTTCTTCTTTAAGCGCAATTTCTAATTTGCTCAGAAAATCTTTATCAGATTGGGCAGATTGAGCTTCTTTAACGTTTGCACCTATAGAAGTACCACTTCGGAGTAACTGTTTTGATAATGTTCGACAAACTCCGGGTTTTTCATCTAAAAAAGTACAAGCTTTAACTATTCTTATTGCCAAAGCTTTCGTTCTATCAGCAATACTAATTTTTTGATTCATTTCTTTTACTCCTAGTTAATAATTGCGAATTGCGAATTGCGAATTGCGAATTGATTCTTGGCAGTGGTAATTGGTGATATCTGCGTGGATTGGAATTCCTGGTTGTTCATGGCGCAATTGTGATTGAGCATAAGGGGAGATTTCAACAAATTGGTAGACTTGGAATTTGTGAGATAGACCTGCGGCTGATATTCCGTGGTGGCAGAGTCCGCCGATGCCGGAGAAAAGAGAAAGGACTGATTTCATGAGGCGAGCGCTTCTCTCACCAAATCATCAGGCACTTCAAAAATCCCCAACCGCCCAATGTAAGGAATCGGTATAATCTCGCGTGGATTCTCCAGCTTCCAGTGGTATTGCTCAGGCATCCCCCAGCCAGATGCAATTTGTGAGAATCGGCAATCAACTATTGTGACTATGCCGATGATTTGACCGCGACGGAGTGAGATTAATTCTGGGATTGCTACATCCATATCTTGACAAAATTCTTTCGCCTCAAAGTACGCTTTTTTGGTACAGGTTTTTGCGGCGTGAATTAGAATATCACCGCGATAATTGATAGGCCAGCCACGGTTTTCTATGTCTTTAAGAGCATAAATTATTGCCCATGCCCAAGGCTGACGAACTGAAAGTGCTTTCATGGGTTTTAAAACTCCAGCAATTGAACATAAGCATCCAACGCTGCAAGTGCCGGGTGCGGATGTGGCTGTGAACGCAGTCCGTTGCAGATTGTGGCGATAGTTCCAATTTCTGTAAAGGTGAAGCTGATACTGGACTGTCGAGCCGCACAGTGATAAATAATCGTTAGTAGCACAAAATTCAACAATTGAATTGTAAGATCACGTCCATTAGCTAAATGTGTTTCTAAATTCTCAGTAATAATTTGGCGACTAGCAGTAAGAGAATTGCACTTTTCAACATCTGGTAAAATTCGGAGCTTGAACTTGTAATCGCGCTCAGTAGATAAACATTCATCAGGGGCAAGAGTTGCCCATTTATGGAAGAGTTGTTGGATAGTTGTACTCATAAAGTCTGTAGTTGTGAGTTTCTGCGAGAATAGAAAGACAAAGGAGGGATTATGACAAACGCTTTTCCGCCGGAAGATATCAGTGCAAGATTTGATAATATTGATACTCGTCTAGAAGAGATAGGTGACGAACTGGATTTGCTGAGGACAGTACAGAATGCTAACAGGCGGGAAACACGAGGAAATTCCCAAACCATTGCAAGGTTGGAGCGTACTATTAGGGAACTGGCTGACATTGCACGCCTCCATCAGGAAGGATTACGCGCTGCTCAAAGAGATGCTGAACGCGATCGCCAAGCCATAAGGGAAGTTGAACTTCAAGCTGACCGCGATCGAGAAGTTTTACTTGCTTCCTTGCTTCAAGCAGAGCGCGACCGTCAAGCTTTTCAAGAAGAAATCCGCCGGATTTGGGAATATTTACGCGATCGCAACGGCGGCAGCAGTACACCCAATTAATTAACTCCATCCCGTTTACCTCGCCAAGTTCAAAAATTTTGAGGTCGATAAATCGCACAACATCGTCGCAGTGCCGAGCTTACCGTAAAGGCGGTTTTTCTCAACAATTAACTCAATAGTGCGATCGCTTGGGTCTTTTGTGTAGACAGCATCGCGGTAAAGCATGATTAACTGGTCACAAACCTCAAAGATTTCGCCAGAATTACGTAACAGATGACGATTAGGGCGTTTATCAGCCGTTGTTTGATTCCCCCGATTGATTTGACAGCCCAAGAAAACAGGGATTTTGTGAGACTTGGCAATGTCCCGAATCTGGCGGGTAATCTTGCCAACTTCAAAAGCCATGTTCCCACCGGACTCCAGAGGAATCTGTTGCAAGTAATCAATAAACACAGCCCCAATAGAACCACCAAATTCGGCAATGGCACGGCGCACCGCAGAAGCAATCATTGTGGTTGTAGGGGAGGAATGCTCATAGACTTTCCAAGGCAACTCCACCATCTGTCCTATACCTTGTGCTATTTGCTCCCAGTAGCATTGCGTATTGGTTTGAATCATAGAAGCGTCTATGCCAGTGATTCGGGCTAGCATTCGGGCATTGAGTTGATTCTTGTCCATTTCTGGAGTTACATACAGAACTGGCTTTCCAAGTTTGGTCATGATTTCGTAAGCGTAAGAAATCATGAAGTGGGTTTTGCCCATGTGGGATTCAGCAGCCACTACAACTAAGCTGCTGGGATAAATGCCACCGGTGATATTTTCGAGGTCGTACCAACCAACTTTGTCGCCGGCCATATTCCCCATCTCCAGCTTTTGAAAAAGTTCAATGCCCATGTCTTGCGCTGAGAAAACCTTGCAGCGTTCATCGCTTTGATTTTGGGTAACGGTGAAAACTTTTGCCTCAGCTTGCCCAAGGACAAGTGGTAGTTCGGTTTCTGTTTCATAGCCGAGGTGGACAATTTCATTGCCCACTTTGATTAGCTGCCGCCGTCGATATTTCTCCATCACCAAATCAGCCAAAGCGTCGATGTTAACGGCTGATACAGTGCGGTCTACCAAAGTTGCTAACTTATTCCTACCACCAACGCGATTGAGCAGATTGTGGTCAGACAACCATGCGGTGACGCTTAGTAAATCTGTGGGTTGGTATGTAGCATGAAGTTGGACTGCGGCTTGATAAATATCTTTGTGGGCGCTGATGTAAAAGGCTTGGGTCACTAAGCGATCGCTGATTCTAGTCATCGCTTCTGGGTCAAGCATAATTCCGCCTAAAATAGCTTCTTCAGCCTCAATGTTTTGTGGAGGCAGACCTGAAACTGGATAGTTAGAGCCAAAAGGAACTACGTTGTCTTGATTAGAGTGCATAATTATGCCCTTAGTGCTAATTTTAACTGCGCTTCAACTTCTCGCAAATTCATGGAAGATGGTTTGGTGTTGCTCGGAACTTTTGGCTCATTTGCTTTGGCTTGAAGTTTTGCCTTTAGCTCCAGCATTTGTGGACTGTGTTGATACCCATTGGATGGAACCCGCTTTGATTGCTCTTGCTGACGGCGCATTTGGTCTTGTGCCAACGCATCTTCAAGCGTGGTGCTAGTGGTGTTGTTTGCTCTGTGAGCCAAAGCAGTGCGCTGTTGAGGTAGGGGCTGTTTTTCTGTTTGCAATGCTTGGTTATAGCGCTGCATCAGGTTCGTCCATCCCCCTTTGGTTTTCTCCCAGGTGTTCATGACTGCGATCGCATGATCTATTTCCTGTCGTGCGGAGCGTTTCGACTTAGTGGCTAATTCTTGTGCTAGGAAATCCACGACTACAGGGTTGAAGTTCTGGTAGAGGTTATTTAGCTTTCGCTCTCCATTGCGCCAAGGTAAAACCCAGCGATTCCACTTGATTGAGTCTCTAACAAGCAAGGGCACACAATCATCACTCATAGCAGTCGGGTCTGTTAGCCAGGCATCAATCAGTTCTTTCACGTTCCGGGCTGTCTTGTAGAAACAGGTTAGTTGCGGCTTATTCGATTGTTCGGATTTGTCGAACGACCCCCCCGCAATAGTTGATCCTCTTGAGGGATTATCGGTTTGTTGCGAAGACTCGGAATTTTTTGACAACGAAGTGGGTTGTTGTGGGGTTGGTTCTTCTGGGGTTGGTTCTCCTAAGCTTGGTTTTTCAAGTTCAATTTCTTCCGTTGTTAAATCAAGTTCTTCTTTTTCACACACACTCTCTTGGGTGGGGGGCGCGGGTGGCGAAGCTAGGGGCGCATCCTTGAGTGGATGGACTTCAATTGGATAATCTTTAACTGGATATACTTTGGGTATTCCCCCACTACTACCCTGGTCTTCCCCGACTACTACCCCTGGTATTCCCCCATTACTACCCTGGTATCCCCCCAATACCACCCCTAGTATTCCTCCACTACTAACGCTATTTTTTCCTCTGATTAAACTTGATTGTTTAGTAGGAGAAATAAACCAGTCGTCAATATCTGTGAGTTGATATAGGTTAGAAGATACTGAACCATTAGACTTGGTTTTGGGCGTTTTAGTGATTAAGTTCCACGAAACCAATTCACTGACTGCTGCGATCGCTTTTTGCCTTAAAGTTTCAGTTGAGGAAGCAGGGAAAGAACCACGAAAACAGGCTTCACCGATAGATTTGTATGAAGGGAAGGCGTTATTATCACAACCGGCTCGACGGCAGAGGTGAGAGTAAACTCGAAATGCCTCCATTGTTAGTGGTAGATCATCCAACTTACTATCGATATAAATATGGCGTTTTCTTCTGCCGTAGTTAGAGCCATCACTTTGCATTTTTTCTGTTAAACTCATATCTATAGACCTCAAAGGGTTTGATTTTCCCCCGCACTGCGCTACAGGCGGGGGTTTTGCTTTATTCACGCATCAAACGGAAATTGTCTAACTTGCAGATGAAGGGGAAACTCTTCAATGTCTCCCCCTTTCTTGTCGCGGGTTTTGAATCGCTGTCCCCGAAATATTGCATTCGCCCCCAACTGTTTCACAAATACGGGTGTTTTCGATTGTTGGCATTGTTGGACAATTGAATTAATCCATTCCATGTGGCATGGTCTGGAATTTGGGCCAGACTCACCACCGACAATTACTAACTGAACATTATTCAAATAGTGAGTGATATCACCCAAATCTTCTAGTAATGGTTCAACTGACCAGAAGCGGATTAAAGCCGGAATTTGAGCAAGAAATTGACTACGTTCTTCTAAAGTGCGGCGATTCTCAATCGAAGTTCCTGGCCAAATATTTAAAGGTAGCTTGTCTAGTCCATGACAGGAGAGCCATTCATCCATAGATGACAGCATGATTTCTGGGCGTTTGGTGAGAATCTGAAATACTTGATTGGGAGCAACGAACATTCCATCTAGCATTTCATGTTGCCACAAACGCGGAACCCATTCACCGAAAACATCAGTCATTGAAGAAACGAAATGCTTCTTAGGTTTCCTTTGGAATCCCCATTTCCGAATAGCTTCTGTATCTAACACTAGCTCTGGTGATTGTCCAGAGTAGGGTTGCTTATTCCCACCAAAGAAAGAATTTTGATTCAGCTTTTCGCTATAGCAATTTTTACATCCTTCTGAGATTTTTTGACACCACCAACCGCCTCCCTTGGCACGGATGATATTATCTGTTAAGTCTGTCCATTCTATGTTTGTTGGCATAAATACCTCTGAAATTTGAAATTAGACAATACATTTGAAAATGGCTAAGAAAACACCTCTTACTGAATACGATTCTCCTTGGAAGCAGATACTACAGTTGTATTTCCAAGATTTCATGTTGTTCTTTTTTCCCCAAGCGCATAGTGAAATTGATTGGAATAGAGGTTTTGAGTTTCTTGATCAGGAGCTACAGCAAGTAGTTCGTGATGCTGAATTAGGAAAACGACTAATTGATAAATTGGTGAAAATCTATCGCATTGGGGGCGAAGAATCTTGGCTGTTGATTCATATAGAAATCCAAAGTCAAGAGGAAACTGATTTTCCTAAACGGATGTTTGTCTACAACTATCGAATTTTTGACCGTTACGATCGCTCTGTTGCTTCATGCGCGATACTGGGGGATGACAACATCAACTGGCGACCATCGCAGTTTGGGTACGATTTGTTTGGTTGTACGGTTGATTTTCAGTTTCCTGTAATCAAGCTGCTAGACTATCAACAAAGGTTGTCGGAGCTAGAAGCCAGTCGTAACCCCTTTGCTACGGTGGTAATGGCTCACTTGGCAGCAGTGCAAACCCGCAGTAATAGGTCGCAAAGGAAACAATCAAAACTGAATTTAGTGCGTCGGTTGTATGAGCAAGGATTTGAACGCGAGGCTGTTGTTAACCTTTTGGCTTTTATTGACTGGATGTTGACGCTACCATTAGATTTAGAGCGAGAATTTCAACGGGAAGTAGAACAATTAGAGGCAGAACAACGTATGCAGTACGTGACATCATTTGAGCGAATTGCCCGAATGGAAGAATTGGTGGAAGCAATAAAATTAGGCTTGGAACTCAAGTTTGGCCCTGAAGCATTAAACCTAGTGCCAGAAATTTCATCGTTGGAAGACGTTGAACTATTAAGAGCAGTGAGAAATGGGATAAAAACAGCAACTACAGTCGATGAATTGCGTCAAATATACCAGTCCTCTACAACTGACAATCTGCCAGAAAATTAGCATTGAAGAATTTAATATTTAGTTTTCTAGGTTCAGTACACTTTAAGTGCTTAAATTAGCTCTAATTAAGCACTTAACGAAGTATCTCCATCATGTTCCTTAACAGGCTGATCAAACTTCAGAGCCTCATCACCCCAGCAATCCCAGCCAACTCTAGACTCGCGTGCGAACATCTCCAGTTTGGTCATATCAGGACACAGCTTTTCTACAAATTCAAAAAACTGTTCGGGCTTACGTGAATGCTCACGACGGGGTGAGTGTAAAATGCTTGACTGGTTTGTGAGTGTCCGTCCAGCAAAAGCCTTCACATTCCCACGAACAGCCAAAGCGCAATGTTCAGTCGAATTCCGCAACCAATGACCGACACCTAGATGTGTTTTAGTGCCATCTTTGGTGACTTTTTCCCAAGTCAAAATAGTCTTGAGTTCAAATCCCCATGTTTGCAAGCATTGAGCCGCTTCGACCATGTGATTATTTGTGTACCAAAGCCAAAGAACTGACCCCGTGCAATCGCTTAAGTCTGGAACAGGCAATGACAGTATTTCTTCTATGTGCATTGGCTTGTAGTTAATACGGTTTCGGTGAGTCTTATCCTGATTTCTCAGCCGATAGAACCAGGGAGGGTCAATCACGATGCACTGGTATTGACCTTCTAATGTTGTTAGTCTCATGTTTAACTCCTGTTATTTTCAAACTTGTTCTGGAAATTCAATGTGGCTTAAAGTCTGAAGTTCAACAGCTAATCCACTTAAGAAATTTTGGAGTTCGACTGTTGCCAATTCTTTGGATATCTTTTTTTCTGATATATAAATAAGTTGCTTATAATGCCCAAAGTAAACTTCTGTACGAGTTAAATTTTGCTCTATATCAGTTAATAGAGTCAAAATAAATCTTCCGAGGTTACAAAAGTAATACTGACGGGTTGCACAAGAAGTATCTCCTTGATGCCAAGTAATATTGATTTTTGAACCAATGTGAGCGCTAATAGATTCAAAATCTACTTGGTAAATATTCAAATCTGCTTGCATTTCTCCACTGTTGTAGTAGCCAACAATGTGTTGCCTGATTCCATCAACTGATAGGCTATCAGGGATATTAATATGGGCAACAGATGCAACTTTTTCAACTACTGTGACTACGACTTCCATATCTTCTGCCTCAAACCCCAAATTCAAAAATCTTACGCCCATCAACATCAACGGGATTAAGTTGAATTAATCCACCTCCCGCATAATTACAAGGGATTTTACGTTTATCCTTGTCATCAAATGATTCTTTACGCACTTCCAGCCATCGCCCCACGCAAGAAAATCCAACGGCGGATTCAGGTGCGCCAGCTTTTTTATAATCCGCAACAGAAGCAATGTGACCACAATATGGGCATTTAAACTTCCATTGCATCTTGTCTTGTCCAAATAGTGTTTCTCCAAGAGTTAGCCACTGTTCTTTATTCATATTTAATCCTCCTCATCTTCTAATTCTTCGTCTTCATGGAAACTTACCCCAAATAATTCATGAATAAAATCTCCTACTTTTTTCCAATCAACTTGGGCTTCAGCTACTTCCGGCATAGGATATTTTTTAGTGATTCTTTTAAAACTAGAAAAATCTTCCCAAGTCCACTCGCCTAACTTATCTGATTCAGTCTCAGTTAGGTAATTTAGGCTAATAATATAATCTTGTACTCTTTCTTTGATTTGTTCTCTGTCGCCAAATTTCCAAAACTCACCAAACCAAGTAATTACTTTTTTTGTGCTGTCTGTTTCTGAAGAGTCTTCCTCCACCTCCTCATCTGAACATTCATCTTCGATGGATTCAAATTCTTGAAT contains:
- a CDS encoding four helix bundle protein yields the protein MNQKISIADRTKALAIRIVKACTFLDEKPGVCRTLSKQLLRSGTSIGANVKEAQSAQSDKDFLSKLEIALKEERETEYWLEILIEAELVDKNKFESLLQETREIGKILVASTRKVKEKIKQ
- a CDS encoding MT-A70 family methyltransferase → MRLTTLEGQYQCIVIDPPWFYRLRNQDKTHRNRINYKPMHIEEILSLPVPDLSDCTGSVLWLWYTNNHMVEAAQCLQTWGFELKTILTWEKVTKDGTKTHLGVGHWLRNSTEHCALAVRGNVKAFAGRTLTNQSSILHSPRREHSRKPEQFFEFVEKLCPDMTKLEMFARESRVGWDCWGDEALKFDQPVKEHDGDTSLSA
- a CDS encoding DUF5131 family protein, which translates into the protein MPTNIEWTDLTDNIIRAKGGGWWCQKISEGCKNCYSEKLNQNSFFGGNKQPYSGQSPELVLDTEAIRKWGFQRKPKKHFVSSMTDVFGEWVPRLWQHEMLDGMFVAPNQVFQILTKRPEIMLSSMDEWLSCHGLDKLPLNIWPGTSIENRRTLEERSQFLAQIPALIRFWSVEPLLEDLGDITHYLNNVQLVIVGGESGPNSRPCHMEWINSIVQQCQQSKTPVFVKQLGANAIFRGQRFKTRDKKGGDIEEFPLHLQVRQFPFDA
- a CDS encoding helix-turn-helix domain-containing protein; this encodes MSLTEKMQSDGSNYGRRKRHIYIDSKLDDLPLTMEAFRVYSHLCRRAGCDNNAFPSYKSIGEACFRGSFPASSTETLRQKAIAAVSELVSWNLITKTPKTKSNGSVSSNLYQLTDIDDWFISPTKQSSLIRGKNSVSSGGILGVVLGGYQGSNGGIPGVVVGEDQGSSGGIPKVYPVKDYPIEVHPLKDAPLASPPAPPTQESVCEKEELDLTTEEIELEKPSLGEPTPEEPTPQQPTSLSKNSESSQQTDNPSRGSTIAGGSFDKSEQSNKPQLTCFYKTARNVKELIDAWLTDPTAMSDDCVPLLVRDSIKWNRWVLPWRNGERKLNNLYQNFNPVVVDFLAQELATKSKRSARQEIDHAIAVMNTWEKTKGGWTNLMQRYNQALQTEKQPLPQQRTALAHRANNTTSTTLEDALAQDQMRRQQEQSKRVPSNGYQHSPQMLELKAKLQAKANEPKVPSNTKPSSMNLREVEAQLKLALRA
- a CDS encoding DNA cytosine methyltransferase; the encoded protein is MKSVLSLFSGIGGLCHHGISAAGLSHKFQVYQFVEISPYAQSQLRHEQPGIPIHADITNYHCQESIRNSQFAIRNY
- a CDS encoding ASCH domain-containing protein gives rise to the protein MKALSVRQPWAWAIIYALKDIENRGWPINYRGDILIHAAKTCTKKAYFEAKEFCQDMDVAIPELISLRRGQIIGIVTIVDCRFSQIASGWGMPEQYHWKLENPREIIPIPYIGRLGIFEVPDDLVREALAS
- a CDS encoding cytosolic protein translates to MAKKTPLTEYDSPWKQILQLYFQDFMLFFFPQAHSEIDWNRGFEFLDQELQQVVRDAELGKRLIDKLVKIYRIGGEESWLLIHIEIQSQEETDFPKRMFVYNYRIFDRYDRSVASCAILGDDNINWRPSQFGYDLFGCTVDFQFPVIKLLDYQQRLSELEASRNPFATVVMAHLAAVQTRSNRSQRKQSKLNLVRRLYEQGFEREAVVNLLAFIDWMLTLPLDLEREFQREVEQLEAEQRMQYVTSFERIARMEELVEAIKLGLELKFGPEALNLVPEISSLEDVELLRAVRNGIKTATTVDELRQIYQSSTTDNLPEN
- a CDS encoding DnaB-like helicase C-terminal domain-containing protein — its product is MHSNQDNVVPFGSNYPVSGLPPQNIEAEEAILGGIMLDPEAMTRISDRLVTQAFYISAHKDIYQAAVQLHATYQPTDLLSVTAWLSDHNLLNRVGGRNKLATLVDRTVSAVNIDALADLVMEKYRRRQLIKVGNEIVHLGYETETELPLVLGQAEAKVFTVTQNQSDERCKVFSAQDMGIELFQKLEMGNMAGDKVGWYDLENITGGIYPSSLVVVAAESHMGKTHFMISYAYEIMTKLGKPVLYVTPEMDKNQLNARMLARITGIDASMIQTNTQCYWEQIAQGIGQMVELPWKVYEHSSPTTTMIASAVRRAIAEFGGSIGAVFIDYLQQIPLESGGNMAFEVGKITRQIRDIAKSHKIPVFLGCQINRGNQTTADKRPNRHLLRNSGEIFEVCDQLIMLYRDAVYTKDPSDRTIELIVEKNRLYGKLGTATMLCDLSTSKFLNLAR
- a CDS encoding VVA0879 family protein, with product MNKEQWLTLGETLFGQDKMQWKFKCPYCGHIASVADYKKAGAPESAVGFSCVGRWLEVRKESFDDKDKRKIPCNYAGGGLIQLNPVDVDGRKIFEFGV